The following DNA comes from Papaver somniferum cultivar HN1 chromosome 4, ASM357369v1, whole genome shotgun sequence.
TTGAACTCCTACTGAGCACATAAAAGTTTGTTTTACCAGCTTACCTTTTCAACAAAAAGATAGATTGAGAGAGCACTAGGCTTTGTGCTGAAGAGAGAAAGCACAATTTTAAGAACAAGAGTAAAAGGATGATCCCAACTCATCACAACATTCATAACCAGCAATGCAGGCAGCCAAAGTTTCCTCACCAATGCCAAGAATGTGTATGGGTCATCCTCCTCAAAGAATTCGGGCGCACCCCACAGGTTTTTTTCCTGATGTTCGTCTGCCAAAATATCATTTCACAAATCactgaaaatcaaaagaaactaTAAACACTCAACACCAAAAATCGATAGTAACTTTGATAAAAGGATGTAACCCAAACTCCAAAGGGTTGTTCTAACCATCCATAGCGTATGAGACCTGCGGCCGAAGGCTCAGATAACCGGTTACAATTGAAACACCAAAAATACTTCTCAAGCTCAATTTCCCTCCTGCAACATATAAACACAACAACAGAAGTACAGTAAAACAAAACAATTCCGTAAATCTGTAAGAACTtttaaaacctaaaatcagtAATCATCTTACCTGAAAAACTGAAATTCTGTACACATTTTCTCTTAATACTGATATTATACTGAAATCTTGAAGCGTTTCCAGGTTCAAGTCCCTTAACCAATCTCCTCAACTGCTCGTAATTCCCATTAActagtaaaaaaaaattcattaaaactTAGGTAAGTCTTCCGATTCAACAACCCCCACCCATTCCACAAGAACACACATTACACAAATTACCAACAGAATCAACTCGTCTAATGAAGAAACTAATCAAACTCCCAACATTTTACAAAAAAATCAAAAGCTTAATGAGCTTAACTATCATTAAGTTCAACCCACCAACAGACTTTGTGGGGGGGAGTTTTCTTTCCATCCAAATTAGAAACAGCCAAAAACACGAACCTAGGGTACTAATccattgtgtatttcaattacaaCAGATAcagataatttttgttagagatacaaaaaaaacaaaaaaaaaaaaaaaaaattgttcaaatTCTAAACTGTTCAAGTCAAACAATAATGAGATTGAACTAAGAGCCGAAGAAAATCGGAACTTACAGAGTTTTCTTGTGGATAAAATAGATGAACGTGGGGCAGAGAGAACAGAAAGTGATGCCCTAATTGGTTGCAAAAATCTTACTGCAAACGCCATTGTTTTATAGTACCACCATTATCATAGAGTAAGAGAGaggttcaaaagaaaaaaaaagcgtTAGGGAGATATTTGATAATGCTTCCATGTTTGATAGCATAGTCCAGTTATGTGAATTCTTCTCTATTGACTTTGTGACGGCCAGAGGCATGGGAATTTGGAAGTGGGCAGGGCTTAGGGCAGCCACAACAAGTCCGaaaactctcttcttctttttaacaCTCGTTCCATAGCGCTTGCCTCTTCTTTCTAAACTCAATTATTATTGCATTTTAAGTATGAGTGTAGGACATTATCTAAAATACTCGGGGGACATGATCCCACCAAGTTTGAGACCTAATATTTAATCCTAGCTTTTGTGGTAAGCTTATCAGCCGGTTGGTTATAAGATCTTATTTGAAAAATAATTTTACAATTAGGCAAATTCTTAACTAACTCTTGATATTCAATAAACATATTTTGATCCTCCCACTGTAACTTTGAGACATCACCATCAACACAAGATATCACTGCTTGATTATCTTCTTCAATGATTATCTGAGAAAACTTTAACTACTTCACCCATTTCAGAACCTTAAGCATCACCACAGATTTTGCTTGATTAACATTCATTATTGTTCTTGCTGAGTATGCTATCACCCCCAAGAAGACTCTTGTATGATAATGCATCACTAAACAAAAACCAGCAAGATTGTTATTAGCTTTTCGAGAAGCATCAATATTAATTATTTCCCAATTGTCTATTCCAGTTAGGGTTtttaagattcaagttattgGTCTCAAGATTGTTAGATCTGATATCATACTCCGCACAGAAAGCACTAatctttgagattg
Coding sequences within:
- the LOC113276487 gene encoding uncharacterized protein LOC113276487 isoform X2; the encoded protein is MAFAVRFLQPIRASLSVLSAPRSSILSTRKLFNGNYEQLRRLVKGLEPGNASRFQYNISIKRKCVQNFSFSGGKLSLRSIFGVSIVTGYLSLRPQVSYAMDVICEMIFWQTNIRKKTCGVRPNSLRRMTHTHSWHCTKPSALSIYLFVEKLRHQSMREDPMYIFKSFYAKKVDVEDYLLLCLANVEFGDRKINLIGIMGSWWVLSSTPLELEISSRHSISEE
- the LOC113276487 gene encoding uncharacterized protein LOC113276487 isoform X1 → MAFAVRFLQPIRASLSVLSAPRSSILSTRKLFNGNYEQLRRLVKGLEPGNASRFQYNISIKRKCVQNFSFSGGKLSLRSIFGVSIVTGYLSLRPQVSYAMDDEHQEKNLWGAPEFFEEDDPYTFLALVRKLWLPALLVMNVVMSWDHPFTLVLKIVLSLFSTKPSALSIYLFVEKLRHQSMREDPMYIFKSFYAKKVDVEDYLLLCLANVEFGDRKINLIGIMGSWWVLSSTPLELEISSRHSISEE